ctgactgtaacatctcaacacaaataattaaacctgacaaattttattggcacagcagcgctgacctacggccctgtgaaataattaaaccaaaattcttacctcagtaaaactgcatctatatctgctcttatttcttggcacagcttcgtgcaattctggcgtatatttaattctgattcttggaggaaatgcataggaattattctttgaattgaaatgaatgctttttcttcaaagcagtggaaaaattctttaaattgaaattattacttttctttaaaagatttactttataaaaaaattattattggggcatttcttgaacaaattaattacaattaccatacattattagctgagcgcaatgctgcttcattaccttctacaataatatacatcgtccaccacaatcctgaccagattcggaagaacaagacgccgtcgacgcatgccgacgcccgctcggtacaactgtccactcgctacaactactgctgactggctactactgcagacagagtgcaacttgcAACTGTTCCtgtcgactcgctacgtgctactgcagaccagtgttgccaactcgaaaaaacccgagtcgctagattcaatatcaaaagtcgctagaaagtcgctaaaactgattttactatgggtgtactgaaaatttcgtgctgtgaatggcgcagtaagccagtggggggggggggggggattggggtgAGCGGGAGttttcttaattaaatgacgcatcgcttgaaacaacatacatataaaatacgctaacgtttaatggaatgtgttatcataattgacgcaacacataaattgttgtttcaatcacagtagtcaaatatactagaaatatacaactatatttgtaacaaaagaaagcaagaactcaaattaggttacaaaatatacacaaaccagtatgtgagctattcatcgttgtcactcagaagatcgaataactcttctgtttcatggtctaacagaactgtagttgatgtagagtgtTGTATTCTTAAAaggtgatgttgcagttcgactggttttgtcgcaaaagagtaacttttctttgttccaataagctccaatacgtctgacggtatgtcaaaagatgcacaatctttattttgtttcttcagctggtctctcaatatgatcaaagcattaattgactttaacgataatctgttacgttgtttagtttttataatgttcatggaactgaatattctttccacttctgcatttgaatgcggtaggcgtagaacagtcattgctagctgtgaaatcaaagaaaaaggattctctcctgcggcatttttatactgcaaaacctcactccaaaatcgaacagtgttagtagcgtTATTCCAcccaatgaagttgatattatgccattcttccaGCATagcgtctatgaaatcgccactaaaacccaattctttggctacatccgctacagcattatttttattcacttgtagtgtttcttcaacatccagcattgactttttttcaggatcgtaacgttacttggcagtctttgttgaatttcttttatgagtttcagactaaactgaatgcatctcttcttcaaataaactttattttcttcagacaaagttGACtcggacaatttctgttcaaacgtaaaaccaaggttcggatttgcgaacatacattcgcttggaactggtgttgtcaacaaatcaacagttggaaaaactatgttttgtccgagtgactgcatgagaaatagaagtgtgtctagtaatttagtggtgtcattgtcttctccttcaaaagcttttattgctatttgtacgtcttttaaagcatgtttaaggtaaaacatgtaaagatgatttgagtcgtcacaaatgtactaaatgctgaacaacgctacatgatctgctaagaacttaatttaacttagtaaatgtagaacaaagtcagtgtagtacccattctatagttaaaatcttagttttgttaatgaaaatactggcccaaaatagttttgatttgtacttcaaaagtcgtcagtactcaaAACGTCGCcaaataagtcgctaaataatttttgtcgctaaaaatttttttttgtcgctaagacgaaggcaaaagtcgccatttctagcgacaaagtcgctaaattggcaacactgctgcAGACAGACTgcaactgtcgtctcgcgcggtcaagcgcagactagcaacgataaaaaaactctctggtcagagattctgtcatgcctcgccaccgctggtaatgaatacatatgaaacgtacgcgtttcaaggtacttagttgaattgacggccttgagaattgtactatttatcgagtaatcggattccaacggatttcttttggaactcatgtggatcatctcacacttttcattatttagcgtcaactgccacttgccacaccatacagcaatcttttctaaatcgctttgcaactgatactggtcttcggatgaccttactagacggtaaattacagcatcatctgcgaataacctaagagaactgctcagattgtcacccaggtcattcacatagatcaggaacagcagaagtcccaggacgtttccctggggaacacctgatatcacttcaattttactcgatgatttgccgtctattactacgaactgcgaccttcctgacaggaaatcacgaatccagtcgcacaactaacgcgataccccacaggcccgcagcttgattagaagtcgcttgtgaggaatggtgtcaaaagattttcggaaatctagaaatacggaatcaacttgagatcccctgtcgatagcggcgattacttcgtgcgaatgaagagctagttgcgttgcacaagaacgatgttttctgaaaccatgctgattgcgtatcaatagatcgttcccttcgaggtgattcataatgtttgaatacagtatatgctccgaaaccctactgcaaaccgacgtcaataatataggtctgtagttcgatagattactcctactacctttcttaaacactagtgcgacctgcgcaattttccaatccgtaggtacagatctaccggtgagcgggcggttgtatatgattgctaagtagggagctattgtatcagcgtaatctgaaaggaacctaatcggtatacaatctggacctgaagacttgcccgtatcaagcgatttgagttgcttcgcaacccctaaggttgcGCGGCGTGGGACATTTTAAACCTTCGGCTGAACGCCTTTTTGGAGGTAATACTCTGGTGATAGGAATGTATTGTGGTCCCTGAAGACACAAATCGAACATAATGTCTTTCTTGGTGCATACGTACGGAATTTGTTAGTCGTAACTGTACTATCTACATGTTCCAGTGCACGCAAAGAAACATGGTGAAGAGCCGTGGAGCGTTTAATTGCACGAATAATTTCGGAAAGAAACCAGCAGTAGCTGCTATTTTTTCAGTAGCCCTACTGGTGAACGTAAGGTACAAAACATTTCGTTTTGCAGTGCTTTGAAACAGCTCAGATGCTGGTGAGAACACTACACAGATATCAGTATTCAGCTGCACTGCAGGAGCCACGAGACGGAGATAATGTAACATACCAGATACCGAAAAAATCATGTAATGCTAAACACATCTCACTCAAAAAATTTGGAGCTTTAAACTACGAAATGCTCCAATTCGTGCTCATGATAACGTGTTAAGCTTCATTTAGTTGCGACGAAACACTTATAGCAGATTTCGTGCAGTACGTTAAAAATAAATCGGTAAACAGTGAATGATGGTACTTTGTTCATAAAATAATTTACTAACTCGTAATCTTGTAGTTGCTTATGCGCAACACGATGATAGTCACGTATCTGAAAAGAAGGTGTGTTATGATCAAAGGCGAATAAGTTGACCAGCACAGTGGCCGCGGAGGCACCTTTCAAATCATCCGCTGTTCACACTAGGCCACTTACGCGATTGAGGGGCCTTGTGGCCAACCGTATCAGAGATCCAAAGACTTCGCAAAAATTATTGCAATTTCCTAATGATGTTGAGAATTCTGGTACATTAAGATCCGTACAATCTACCAATAGCTGAATACATTAGTCTGGCTTTCACGAAAGTTGCATCTCAAGTAGTTCCCAGTGCAGCCACATATttcctcgataaagaaaaaaaggaaaaattggtcaGTAACTGCCTTTTTACAGTAAAATTGTGGgactaatttaaaaaagaaatatgaaaatcaaaattatatGTGATTATAGGTCTTGTAtttaactttaaaactttaactttAGAGTGGGTTGAACAAAAACATTAGTgttcattctttaattttttttgaagTTATTGGTCTCTGAGGTGTACATAGTCATGTTTTGATGTTTTGGAACTAGGAGGATAAGAAAGATTTTATCCGATTCAAAGAAGTTTTATTcaatactaaaataaaaaatatttattgttatacCTTCAGTTATTATACTGTAACCTTAAATTGATGATCTTGGTTTGTGTGTTGATGTGTCAGGTCACTGacaacatatttaaaaatgatGTATTTCTGTCTACAGGTCATATACCCAGATGTAATGAACAGTTTGAAAAGGGTATCAATGTAATTTCCGTCTTCTAAATAATAAATTTTACAGTCATACAATATAAATGACTGTAACATATTGCATATTCTTCCATCAGAACATAAGCTCCTTGATTGAGAGCAATGCGAGGTGGTCCATTTCTGTCAAATTCTTGGTCTACCTCTGTAGATACACTTACTATTGCTATTACTATTTTCATACAGTCCACAGATTCCGagaacacaaacctacattttcaaTTAGTCGAAACACATGTCAtattaatgtacagggtgtcccactcaaatctccctgatttcaaggacccagaagAGAAAAACTactgtagatacgacaatgaaaaatacaCTAATCTGTAGAGCGTCTCAAACTATTTATATTCCAGCCTcataagtgccaagtatcgtcgccagagtgcagcatcgTCGCATGAAGCGAAAATGGCAACTCCACAGGAGCACACGCAAGCAGTAGTGTCGCACAGTACAAGAAAAAAGAGAAACTCAACTCCCGTGTTAAATGTGGGAAACACAGACCGACAGCAGCGCCTCAAGTGGTAAGGAGATGAACTAAAATAAttctattactttatttttctgggtgtgctatgtaattattttggctggcatcataataaaataatggaaacacAATATAGCACACTGTACTACAGCAGAGAGAAACCTATTCAGTAATATCTTCAGTCTATTTCTGACGTTTGCGTCTGACAGACAAGAAAACATGATAGGAGCAGTGACTGTCAGGTGCAATCGTCAAAAGTAGACTTTTAAATTGACATGCTTATATTGTTATCTATCAACATGTAAAAGTTCCAGCATGTTTTATGGTTCATAAGAAGGAAACAAGCTTGTAGTGTAAATAACTGAAGCAAAAGGAAAATAACATTGCAGCAACTAAACTGGACTACAAACattcctgaataatgtcataatttttacGTCATACAAGCTGCTGGATCAATGGAGAAAAAAAGCCTATTATTAAGAGAATAGGCAACAGTTAAAGAGgttcaattaagaaatatttacacagtattaattaatgaagaattataaaatttgttacaactatgtttcagGACTATAAGTTTTGAGTAACTGCCCAGCAAACTTGCACTACTGACCATCAATTTCTTAAAAAGTTTCCTTCATCTTAATActgtaaatgcttcaacacaaaaaagaaaacatcaatatcaagaaccaaaagcaggaaaggtggataaaaacagtgaaatgaaaacagtgaaatgaaaacaaacttACTTTTTCTTTCTcaagcacacaagaaaaattttCTTCTAACTGTTATAAagctttaaaccatttactgaCTTTGTCTTTAACAATATCAAGTCTTTTATTACTGATGGTGTGTTTCCAATCTTTCACATACTTGTAAATCAATAGAGGTACACATTGTCTTAAAATGTACTGTTCAGAAAAATGGGCCTTGCAAAATGTTATTTCATCTGGAAACTTAAACAGTGAATAGAATGTATTCCCGAATTGTTCTTGGTGTCTACATTTATCTAAGAATGCATACAATGGGCTATGAACATTTGCTACAAAGGACATTAAGCTGTCACTAGCATACAATAATTTTGGGTTTAAAGCATCATATTCTTTGAAACTTATAAATAAACGATGCCCTGTGGGTGTTGGTGAGAACAGAGTTATTTTACAGCCACTACAGttggtttcaggtgttacacccacGTTTTGTAGAACATAACCAGCTACATATGCTAGTGCTTGTCTGTCATTTCTTACATCAGCCCCACCACTACCAGCAGCAGCTTCATTATCAGCAAGGGCACAATATAAAGCACTTTGATCCATAATGGAATGGTCTGTTGTGGAGTCAAGAAAGTTGTCATCACTAGCTCCCAAAAATTGCCTTAAATTGCTTAATGGCAAGCATCTATCATACTCACAATTACCTACTGACTTTGTAGGTAAGGACGTGTTATTGACTATAACTGTTTTCAATGCTGCTTTGAACTGAAAGAAAGTTGGGTTGGTGTTTCCAACACCATGCTgcctcacacaacaaaatacattCTCCACTGGGTCTTGATTGAAAGCCCTCAAgcttaaaaaattaaagccatttgtTTTAATCTGTTCCTAATGAACATCAGTGGTCTTCTTGTAGTTACCACGCACTTATGAAACTGAACATATTTGTCTTATCTCTCCCTGTGCCTAGCTCCAACACTTTCcaattttccatttcctttaaCAGACTGTACCACATTTCAATATGTGGGGACTCTGCAGAGAGGGCACACTTATAAGACTTGCCATCTTGTGGATAATAATAggaactgtttccagaatgagattttcactctgcagcggagtgtgcgctgatatgaaacttcgtggcagattaaaactgtgtgccggaccgacactcgaactcgggatctttgcatggttcgcaggagagctcctgtaaagtttggaaggtaggagacgagatactggcagaagtaagactgtgaggacggggcgtgagtcatgcttgggtagctcagttggtagagcacttgcctgcgaaaggcaaagttcccgagttcgagtttcggtccggcacacagttttaatctgccaggaagtttcatatcagcgcacactccgctgcagagtgaaaatctcattctggaaacatcccccaggctgtggctaagccatgtctccgcaatatcctttctttcagaagtgctagttctgcatggttcgcaggagagcttctgtaaagtttggaaggtaggagacgagatactggcagaagtaaagctgtgaggacggggtgtgagtcgtgcttgggtagctcagttggtagagcacttgcccgcgaaaggcaaagttcccgagttcgagtctcggtgcggcacacagttttaatctgccaggaagtttcaataggatCTGTTCAGTGAATCAAATAAACAATCCATCTTTTCAACAAATTCTGCAGTGTACATTGCCTCTGCAGGTAAGATATTAAATGCCACATAAGTTTCAATAACTGCAGCAACTGTATCACTAAGCTGGGCTGCAGCTACCTTGACTTTCATTTTAGTAAAAGAATCCTTTAATTCAAAATGATTGTTATGTATTTTTGGCAATATCTTAAACATCTTTTGCTGATCCAGAAGAAAAGCCCTGTGAATATATTCAAAACTGGCCTCTTTTTTAAATccaaactgtattttatttcctagCAGAGCATTTCTAGTATTTTTTAATGGATGTGGGACATCATAAATGACTGCAATAGGTTCATCTCTGACTACAAAATGAATTGGACTGGACTCAGTAGATTTCTCACAGCAGAGTTCCTTCAGTGCTCTCTGGTTGGTTGCACCCTGGTCACAAACTGTACAAACTACCTTTAGCCTTATTTCTTGCAATTGCCTTATGACATAGATAATAAGACTTTTTAAAGTGATACTTGAAACTGAGTTGtgagtgaaataataagcaacaacATGCTTCCAGCTTTTATGTATGCCTCTAACCATGAAAACTAATGCATGATTTGCATGAACATTTGACCTCCCTAAATGCCCTAAATCTTGAAACCCTTAAATTTCTTGTTTGCTTGCATTATAATACAACCCTCTTTCTAAAGACATTtcatcaaacaataaagcacaatatttgtcactgttgttcattacttcaacTTCTGCTTTCATTATATTCATGACCGAAGTATTCAATCCTAGttcaaaaggtatagaagacaacagaCATTTCAGATACCTCACAAAAGGAAGATAAATATGAACCGACAAATATTTGTATAGGCAGGGACTTCGTTTGTATAAGGATAAAGCAAATACTTTGTCCTAGGGTGTCCATCGCCTTGCATTTGCTGATCGATGAGTATTTCGTAATTGGCTGTTTACGAAATCTTTGGCAACAGAGTTTAAATTAGACTCTATGACAGAGAAAGTATTGCTGTCATATAAATCTTTAAGTGCTTTCAGTTCTGATTTTTCATGATGTAGCTTTGCTTTCCGTTTTGATAGCCTTGTTAGAGTATTCCTATGAATCTTGTACATTTTTGATTTTGTTGGAGTTAAGCCTGGTTTTGAAACCCCTGTACCTAAAACCCCACTTTccttattacaaaatgtttcagataAGAATGTGTACTCACTATCTGCAGATTCATTTTGAGGGGAGATAAAAAAATTAAGAGGTACATCACTCAATGAATTACTCTGCTCAGCACAACAAGTGATAGGTAATTCTCTAACACCAGTTTCACCTCTGGTATTGGCCCGTGCATAATAAAGATTTTCCATGGTACCACTAGTGCTTGGTAAGTCTAATTCACTATTAACACCAGTTTCATCTGATCCACTTCTGGTACGAACACCTACATGAGAACTACTTGCCACAGCACAACTAAGGGTTTGTAGTTCATTAACACCAGTTTCACTTCTGGTATTAGCAGCTGTAAAATGAACAGTTGCCATACCACCACTAGTGCTTGGTAGGCCCAATTCACAATTAACAACAGTGTTACCTGATTCACTACCGATTTTGGCAATTTCACAAGGAACACCTGtcacatgttttggaaacacacccctgtttagcctatgcctacttttattcataaaatcttcttcgaaaaaatgatcttcacaaacaaaataagaagcaCAGTTCACATCTGGTGACACTTTACAAACACTCTTCCACTTAATAAGCAACTCTTGAGGTTGTTGtggaaacctgtagaaatgcttgtCGCAAGTGTCCTCCGTTGAACCCACGTAATAGCCAAAATAACAGCCGGGGAACTTACAGGAGTATTTCAACGTCAATctgttgtgttgaatattctgaaaacCCATAAAagtcttcattaaataaaactactacagacaatcaaagttatttaaataaacaaacggaaaccacactgcttaattcacgatagaagagaatacatttcatttataggctacgagattatttaatgaaaaattaaatgtcttaccttacaattaattgtggacatttttcagcaggaaatctCTTCAATTTCACGGTGAACTTtatgaatttaaagtaaaaaatctgtttataatgaatttgagtagtatgtaaatatgaaacaaatacaaagacgactGTAACCGAGGACCACAGACTTCAATGCAGAGCAAGACCTATTTCAAAACAACCACCACTGTAGTTTAGACAGCTCTCATTCGTCAATTCCAGCTTCGTTTGACCCCTAGCCCCTCTAGTGGTCTGGAATGGAACTACGTGGCTTGTTGCCTCTTCGCCCATATAGCTTTCACCCCCGTGTAGTGTAGTTTGCAGACACAAAGTCACCGatgactgtgcaaagaaattatcatcgTTTGTATGAATGTGATCCGTATGATATGAAAACAAGTaaagaatggtataggaagtttctggcaacaagaagtgttctgaaacattgtggtggtgcacgttacggagtttcaaaagaggcagtggaggacatcagacagacGTTTCCCAGTAGCCCATGatagtcaattcgtcaagcatctaggcaactttatgtacctcgatcaacattgcatcttgtagttcaccagcgtcttcgtatgtgaggttacaaagtgcaaattctgcaacatctgacgacGAACGACagaccacgccgacaacaatttgttGCAGATAAGTTGCagtgtccccccatgaaccatggaccttgccgttggtggggaggcttgcgtgcctcagcgatacagatggccgtaccgtaggtgcaaccacaacggaggggtatctgttgagaggccagacaaacatgtggttcctgaagaggggcagcagccttttcagtagttgcaggggcaacagtctggatgattgactgatctggccttgtaacattaaccaaaacggccttgctgtgctggtactgcgaacggctgaaagcaaggggaaactacagccgtaatttttcccgaggacatgcagctctactgtacgattaaatgatgatggcgtcctcttgggtaaaatattccggaggtaaaatagtcccccattcggatctccgggcggggactactcaggaggacgtcgttatcaggagaaagaaaactggcgttctacggatcggagcgtggaatgtcagatcccttaatcgggcaggtaggttagaaaatttaaaaagggaaatggataggtttaagttagatattgtgggaattagtgaagttcggtggcaggaggaataagacttttggtcaggtgattacagggttataaatacaaaatcaaataggggtaatgcaggaataggtttaataatgaataaaaaaataggagtgcgggttagctactacaaacagcatagtgaacgcattattgtggccaagatagacacaaagcccatgcttactacagtagtacaagtttatatgccaactacctctgcagatgatgaagaaatagatgaaatgtatgacgagataaaagaaattattcaggtagtgaagggagacgaaaatttaatagtcttgggtgactggaattcgtcagtaggaaaagggagagaaggaaacataggtgaatatggattggggctaagaaatgaaagaggaagccgcctggtagaattttgcgcagagcataacttaatcatagctaacacttggattaagaatcgtgaaagaaggttgaatacatggaagaaccctggagatactaaaaggtatcagatagattacataatggttagacagagatttaggaaccaggttttaaattgtaagacatttccaggggcaaatgtagactctgaccacaatctattggttatgacctgtagattaaaactgaatacactgcaaaaaggtgggaatttaaggagatgggacctgaataaactgaaagaaccagagattgtacagagtttcagggagagcataagagaacaattgacaagaatgggggaacgaaatacagtagaagaagaatgggtagctttgagggatgaaatagtgaaggcagcagaggatcaaataggtaaaaagacgagggctagtaggaacccttgggtaacagaagaaatattgaatttaattgatgaaaggagaaaatataaaaatgcagtaaatgaagcaggcaaaaagaatacaaaagtctcaaaaatgagatcgacaggaagtgcaaaatggctaagcagggatggctagaggacaaatgtaaggatgtagaggcttgtctcactaggggtaagatagatactgcctacaggaaaattaaagagacctttggagagaagagaaccacttgtatgaatatcaagagctcagatagcaacccagttctaagcaaagaagggaaggcagaaaggtggaaggagtatatagagggtctatacaagggcgatgtacttgaggacaatattatggaaatggaagaggatgtagatgaagacgaaatgggagataagatactgtgtgaagagtttgacagagcactgaaagacctgagtcgaaacaaggccatgggagtagacaacattccatttgaactactgatggcctcgggagagccagtcatgacaaaactctaccatctggtgagcacgatgtatgagacaggcgaaataccctcagacttcaagaagaatataataattccaatcccaaagaaagcaggtgttgacagatgtgaaaattaccgaactatcagtttaataagtcacggctgcaaaatactaacgcgaattctttacagacgaatggaaaaactggtagaagccgacctcggagaagatcagtttggattccgtagaaatgttggaacacgtgaggcaatactgaccctacgacttatcttagaagatagattaaggaaaggcaaacctacgttcctagcatttgtaga
This genomic stretch from Schistocerca cancellata isolate TAMUIC-IGC-003103 chromosome 2, iqSchCanc2.1, whole genome shotgun sequence harbors:
- the LOC126158314 gene encoding uncharacterized protein LOC126158314 → MYGTQLPSPSPSPSPPHFARRDTTSVLAFLLDQQKMFKILPKIHNNHFELKDSFTKMKVKVAAAQLSDTVAAVIETYVAFNILPAEAMYTAEFVEKMDCLFDSLNSSYYYPQDGKSYKCALSAESPHIEMWYSLLKEMENWKVLELGTGRDKTNMFSFISAW